A single region of the Zonotrichia leucophrys gambelii isolate GWCS_2022_RI chromosome 9, RI_Zleu_2.0, whole genome shotgun sequence genome encodes:
- the RNF7 gene encoding RING-box protein 2 isoform X1: protein MADVEDGDEPGAPHSLSGSAGSKAGAPDKMFSLKKWNAVAMWSWDVECDTCAICRVQVMDACLRCQAENKQEDCVVVWGECNHSFHNCCMSLWVKQNNRCPLCQQDWVVQRIGK from the exons ATGGCCGATGTGGAGGACGGGGACGAGCCCGGCGCCCCCCACTCGCTGTCGGGCTCCGCGGGCTCCAAGGCGGGCGCTCCCGACAAGATGTTCTCGCTGAAGAAGTGGAACGCGGTGGCCATGTGGAGCTGGGACGTGGAGTGCGACACCTGCGCCATTTGCCGGGTGCAGGTCATGG ATGCCTGTCTTAGATGTcaagctgaaaacaaacaagaagatTGTGTTG tgGTTTGGGGAGAGTGCAATCATTCCTTCCACAATTGCTGCATGTCCTTGTGGGTGAAACAGAATAAtcgctgtcccctctgccagcaGGACTGGGTAGTCCAGAGAATAGGCAAATAA
- the RNF7 gene encoding RING-box protein 2 isoform X2, whose protein sequence is MADVEDGDEPGAPHSLSGSAGSKAGAPDKMFSLKKWNAVAMWSWDVECDTCAICRVQMPVLDVKLKTNKKIVLWFGESAIIPSTIAACPCG, encoded by the exons ATGGCCGATGTGGAGGACGGGGACGAGCCCGGCGCCCCCCACTCGCTGTCGGGCTCCGCGGGCTCCAAGGCGGGCGCTCCCGACAAGATGTTCTCGCTGAAGAAGTGGAACGCGGTGGCCATGTGGAGCTGGGACGTGGAGTGCGACACCTGCGCCATTTGCCGGGTGCAG ATGCCTGTCTTAGATGTcaagctgaaaacaaacaagaagatTGTGTTG tgGTTTGGGGAGAGTGCAATCATTCCTTCCACAATTGCTGCATGTCCTTGTGGGTGA